In Pseudomonas saponiphila, the genomic stretch ACTGGCAGAGGCAAGGTTGGCCCTGGCGGTGTGTGCGGATTTTTGCCATGCCAGTCATGTCCAGGCCGCAGTGGCGGCCGGTGCCGACATCTATGCCGCCGGAGTGCTGATCAGCGAGGGTGGTTATGCCGCCGACAGTGCGTTGTTGCAGGGTTATGCCCGGGAGCACGGCATTGTGCTGTTGATGGCCAATCATGGCGGTCCCAGCGGGGGTTGGGCCTGTGCCGGGCGTAGCGCGATCTGGGGCCCTGACGGCCAGTTGCTGGGCGCCGTGGAGGGGGTTGGCGAAGCGCTGCTGATTGCCCGCTGTGTTGCCGGGCAATGGCAGGCCCAGGTTGTGCCGGTGGCCGGCTGATGAATGCGCTGCAATTGCGCCCGGCGTCAGCGGCCGACCTGGCCTTCGCCCGGGACCTGACCCGCTCGACCATGCTCGGCTACTACATCCGCAATGATCTGCTATGGCTTGATGAGGCTTTCGATGTGGCCTGGGCCGGTCGCGAGAACCTGTTGATCTGCCAGGCAGACGAGGTGCTGGGCTATGTCAGCCTGAGTCGGGACCTGCGGGCCCTTTATATTCGTGAATTGCATGTGCAGCAGGCATGGCGCGGGCGTGGGGTTGGCGCCTGGACCCTGGCGCGGCTGCTGGAGCGGGCGCGTCAGGAGCACCTTGGGCTGTTGCGCCTGACGGTGTTCAAGGGCAACCCGGCACAGCGTCTGTACCAGCGGATGGGTTTGAAGGTGGTGGGGGAGGAGGAGTGTTTCTGGCGTATGGAGCGTCCTACTGTCGCAGGCGCCGATCCTGGGTAGAGGGCCCCGGGCTGTCGGGGCCTGAAGGTGCCAGGCCGTCCGCGGTCGGGCAGGCGCTGTCGCTTTATCGCTCGCCGATGAATTTTATATAGCGCTTGTGATTAGGTTTGTACGTCGCTTTTTTGCTAAGGTGTCCGGCAACCTTTAAAGACCAAATCGCGAGGTGTCTGCTTGATTAGGGTGCTAGTAGTCGATGACCATGATCTCGTTCGTACGGGCATTACACGAATGTTGGCTGACATCGATGGCCTGCAAGTAGTCGGGCAGGCGGAGTCAGGGGAAGAATCCCTGCTCAAGGCGCGGGAGCTGAAGCCCGACGTCGTCCTGATGGACGTCAAGATGCCCGGGATCGGAGGTCTTGAAGCCACGCGCAAACTGCTGCGCAGCCATCCGGACATCAAGGTCGTGGCGGTGACTGTCTGCGAAGAGGATCCGTTCCCGACACGCCTGCTGCAAGCCGGCGCGGCGGGCTACCTCACCAAGGGCGCGGGCCTCAACGAAATGGTCCAGGCGATTCGCCTGGTATTTGCCGGTCAGCGTTACATCAGCCCGCAGATTGCCCAGCAACTGGTCTTCAAATCGTTTCAGCCTTCCAGCGACTCGCCGTTTGACGCTTTGTCCGAGCGTGAGATTCAGATCGCGCTGATGATTGTCGGCTGCCAGAAAGTGCAGATCATCTCCGACAAGCTGTGTCTGTCGCCGAAAACCGTGAACACCTATCGCTATCGTATTTTCGAGAAGCTCTCGATCAGCAGCGATGTCGAGCTGACGCTGCTGGCGGTTCGTCATGGCATGGTCGATGCCAGCCTCTGAAATGACCGACCTGTTTGATCCCAGCGCTTTTCTTTCTACCTGCAGTGGCCGTCCTGGCGTGTATCGCATGTTCGACAGCGATGCACGCTTGCTGTACGTCGGTAAAGCCAAGAACCTGAAAAACCGCCTGTCCAGCTACTTCCGCAAGACCGGCCAGGCACCGAAGACCGCCGCCCTGGTGGCGCGTATTGCCCAGATCGAAACCACCATCACCGCCAACGAAACCGAAGCACTGCTGCTGGAGCAGACGCTGATCAAGGAATGGCGGCCGCCGTACAACATTCTGCTGCGCGACGATAAATCCTATCCCTATGTGTTCCTTTCGGACGGTGATTTTCCGCGATTCAGCATCCATCGTGGGGCGAAGAAGCAGAAGGGCAAGTACTTCGGCCCTTACCCTAGCGCCGGCGCGATCCGCGAAAGCCTCAGCCTGTTGCAGAAGACCTTCATGGTTCGCCAGTGCGAGGACAGCTACTACAAGAACCGTACCCGACCCTGCCTGCAGTATCAGATCAAGCGCTGCAAGGGGCCTTGCGTAGGCCTGGTGGAGCCTGAAGTGTATGCCGAGGACGTGCGCCACTCGGTGATGTTCCTGGAAGGGCGCAGCAATGCCCTGACCGATGAACTCTCCAGCGCCATGGAAGCGGCCGCTGCCGCCCTGGATTTTGAAAAGGCCGCCGAACTGCGGGACCAGATCTCCCTGCTGCGCCGGGTCCAGGACCAGCAGAGCATGGAAGGCGGCACCGGCGATGTGGATGTGGTGGCAGCCTTCGTCAACCCGGGCGGCGCTTGTGTGCACTTGATCAGCGTGCGGGGCGGGCGGGTGCTGGGCAGCAAGAACTTCTTCCCCCAGGTGGGCATCGAGGAAGACGTGGCGGAAGTCATGTCGGCCTTCCTAGGCCAGTATTTTG encodes the following:
- a CDS encoding GNAT family N-acetyltransferase, yielding MNALQLRPASAADLAFARDLTRSTMLGYYIRNDLLWLDEAFDVAWAGRENLLICQADEVLGYVSLSRDLRALYIRELHVQQAWRGRGVGAWTLARLLERARQEHLGLLRLTVFKGNPAQRLYQRMGLKVVGEEECFWRMERPTVAGADPG
- the gacA gene encoding response regulator transcription factor GacA, producing the protein MIRVLVVDDHDLVRTGITRMLADIDGLQVVGQAESGEESLLKARELKPDVVLMDVKMPGIGGLEATRKLLRSHPDIKVVAVTVCEEDPFPTRLLQAGAAGYLTKGAGLNEMVQAIRLVFAGQRYISPQIAQQLVFKSFQPSSDSPFDALSEREIQIALMIVGCQKVQIISDKLCLSPKTVNTYRYRIFEKLSISSDVELTLLAVRHGMVDASL